Proteins encoded by one window of Camelus dromedarius isolate mCamDro1 chromosome 27, mCamDro1.pat, whole genome shotgun sequence:
- the LSM7 gene encoding U6 snRNA-associated Sm-like protein LSm7 — protein MADKEKKKKESILDLSKYIDKTIRVKFQGGREASGILKGFDPLLNLVLDGTIEYMRDPDDQYKLTEDTRQLGLVVCRGTSVVLICPQDGMEAIPNPFIQQQDA, from the exons ATGGCG gacaaagaaaagaagaagaaggagagcaTCTTGGATCTGTCCAAGTACATAGACAAGACGATCCGCGTGAAATTCCAGGGAGGCCGCGAAG CCAGTGGAATCCTGAAAGGGTTCGACCCGCTCCTCAACCTCGTGCTGGACGGCACCATCGAGTACATGAGAG ACCCCGATGACCAGTACAAGCTGACAGAGGACACGCGGCAGCTGGGCCTGGTGGTGTGCAGGGGCACCTCCGTGGTGCTCATCTGCCCTCAGGACGGCATGGAGGCCATCCCCAACCCCTTCATCCAGCAGCAGGACGCCTAG